From a region of the Mycobacterium sp. SMC-8 genome:
- a CDS encoding transposase → MSGRRRSFTPEYRVEAAHRVIDGNRRVAEVARELDLHENQLHKWVADERRRMAAAVGGTVPEPGDSQQLSPDERAELIRLRAKVAEQSKDIAFLEKASAYFAGKHLK, encoded by the coding sequence ATGTCTGGTCGTCGGCGTTCGTTTACCCCGGAGTATCGGGTGGAGGCCGCGCATCGGGTGATCGATGGGAATCGGCGGGTTGCTGAGGTGGCCCGTGAGTTGGATTTGCATGAGAATCAGCTGCACAAGTGGGTGGCTGATGAGCGGCGGCGGATGGCCGCTGCGGTCGGCGGTACTGTGCCGGAGCCTGGTGACAGTCAGCAGCTTTCACCGGATGAGCGGGCGGAATTGATACGGCTACGGGCCAAGGTTGCCGAGCAGTCCAAGGACATCGCATTCCTGGAAAAAGCGTCGGCGTACTTTGCGGGCAAGCATCTAAAGTGA
- a CDS encoding IS3 family transposase, whose translation MSRFELMAAECASHDVVRMAQLLGVSTSGYYKHRDRLRASEPTPAVQRRRDLEVKILTHHTNSNGTYGSPRITADLHEAGDQVSHNTVAKIMAELGIEGVSPRTFKTTTVVDPCASFPPDLVGRRFDQGRIDAVWSTDITYLSCGEGDMFLCAIRDEHSRRALGWAVDDHMRTELVTTAVDRAVFTRGGNANGVILHSDRGTQFTSHGMAEAAAEHGLRRSMGATGICWDNAGAESLWSTFKHEFYYRHTFATKVELIAAVDNWMRFYNHQRRHSAIGQRSPISYERTMSVTLEAS comes from the coding sequence GTGAGCCGGTTCGAGCTCATGGCCGCGGAGTGCGCCTCCCACGATGTCGTCAGGATGGCCCAGCTGCTGGGTGTGTCCACCTCGGGCTACTACAAGCATCGCGACCGTCTCCGGGCCAGCGAGCCCACGCCGGCAGTCCAGCGTCGCCGGGACCTGGAAGTCAAGATTCTGACCCATCACACGAACTCCAACGGCACCTACGGGTCGCCGCGGATCACCGCCGATCTGCATGAGGCCGGGGACCAGGTTTCGCACAACACGGTCGCCAAGATCATGGCGGAGTTGGGGATCGAGGGCGTCAGTCCGCGCACCTTCAAGACCACCACGGTCGTTGATCCGTGCGCGTCGTTCCCGCCGGATCTGGTGGGTCGCCGCTTTGACCAGGGCCGTATCGACGCGGTGTGGTCCACCGACATCACCTACCTGAGCTGCGGTGAAGGCGACATGTTTCTGTGTGCGATCCGCGACGAACATTCCCGCCGGGCACTGGGCTGGGCGGTCGATGATCACATGCGCACCGAGTTGGTGACCACGGCCGTGGATCGGGCAGTGTTCACCCGCGGCGGCAACGCCAACGGCGTCATACTGCATTCAGACCGCGGGACCCAATTCACCTCGCACGGCATGGCTGAGGCCGCCGCCGAGCATGGTTTGCGCCGTTCGATGGGTGCCACTGGGATCTGCTGGGATAACGCCGGTGCCGAATCGCTGTGGTCGACGTTCAAGCATGAGTTCTACTACCGGCACACTTTCGCGACGAAAGTCGAATTGATTGCAGCAGTTGACAATTGGATGCGATTCTACAATCATCAACGTAGGCACTCGGCGATCGGTCAGCGCTCACCAATTAGCTACGAACGCACCATGAGTGTCACCCTGGAAGCAAGCTAA
- a CDS encoding DUF732 domain-containing protein, with protein sequence MTTLTRLTIAGMAAAATVGLAAPAAAAPQDAAFLDRLQKVGITSSNPYATVHSAYAVCRQLDLGTPHSQIVGFVMSDNPDLDWDSAADYVVLANMTYCPPV encoded by the coding sequence ATGACGACACTCACCAGGCTCACGATCGCAGGCATGGCCGCGGCGGCGACCGTCGGGCTGGCAGCACCCGCTGCCGCCGCACCACAGGACGCCGCGTTCCTCGACCGGCTGCAGAAGGTGGGCATCACCAGTTCCAACCCGTACGCGACCGTCCACAGCGCGTACGCCGTCTGCCGTCAGCTGGACCTCGGTACGCCGCATTCGCAGATCGTCGGCTTCGTGATGAGCGACAACCCAGACCTCGACTGGGACAGCGCCGCAGACTACGTCGTGCTCGCGAACATGACGTACTGCCCGCCGGTGTAA
- a CDS encoding IS630 family transposase → MLACADGGGNAEVADRLELHRGTIRKWRNRFAEKRCDGLLDEPRPGRPRVVGDGQIEALITATLETSPPDATHWSTRSMAEHLGLSQSMVSRVWRAFGLAPHKQDSWKLSRDPLFVAKVRDIVGLYLDPPERAMVLCVDEKTQIQALNRTAPVFPMLPGTPARATHDYVRHGTSSLYAALDLATGTVIGSLHARHRSQEFLAFLKKIDAAVPADLDCHVVLDNASTHKTPAVKRWLIAHPRFVLHFTPTSSSWLNLVERWFAELTTKKLRRGTHTSVRQLNADIRAWIDTWNDNPRPYVWTKTADQILESVANYCRRINDSGH, encoded by the coding sequence GTGTTGGCGTGTGCTGATGGCGGCGGCAACGCCGAAGTTGCTGATCGGCTTGAACTGCATCGGGGCACGATCCGCAAGTGGCGCAACCGCTTCGCTGAGAAGCGTTGTGATGGACTGCTTGACGAGCCGCGACCGGGCCGTCCTCGTGTCGTGGGTGACGGGCAGATCGAAGCGTTGATCACCGCGACGTTGGAGACCTCCCCGCCGGATGCCACTCACTGGTCGACGCGGTCGATGGCCGAGCATCTGGGTCTGTCGCAATCGATGGTGTCCCGGGTGTGGCGAGCGTTCGGATTGGCGCCACACAAACAGGATTCGTGGAAATTATCGAGGGATCCATTGTTCGTGGCGAAGGTCCGCGACATCGTGGGTCTGTACCTGGATCCGCCGGAGCGGGCCATGGTGCTCTGTGTCGATGAGAAGACCCAAATCCAGGCGCTCAATCGCACTGCGCCGGTGTTCCCGATGCTGCCGGGCACCCCGGCGCGGGCCACCCATGACTACGTCCGCCACGGCACGTCCAGTCTGTATGCCGCTCTGGATCTGGCCACCGGCACGGTGATCGGATCGTTGCACGCACGGCACCGTTCCCAGGAGTTCCTGGCGTTCTTGAAGAAGATCGATGCCGCAGTGCCCGCCGATCTGGACTGCCACGTCGTGCTCGACAACGCCTCCACACACAAGACGCCGGCGGTCAAGCGTTGGCTCATCGCCCATCCGCGCTTCGTCCTGCACTTCACCCCGACCAGCTCGTCGTGGCTTAATCTCGTCGAACGCTGGTTCGCCGAACTCACCACCAAAAAACTGCGCCGCGGCACCCACACCTCAGTACGCCAACTCAACGCCGACATTCGCGCATGGATCGACACCTGGAACGACAACCCACGGCCCTACGTTTGGACCAAGACCGCCGACCAAATCCTCGAATCCGTCGCCAACTACTGCCGCCGAATTAATGACTCAGGACACTAG
- a CDS encoding IS3 family transposase (programmed frameshift), with amino-acid sequence MVADLRSDTVSEWEAMGRVADLLGVGTAETVRKWVRQAEIDAGDRAGQTSEESEVLRKLRRENAELKRANAILKAASGFLRCRARPAVSVVVEFISAHQHMRVGADGLKWGVESMCAVLSEFGVVIAPSTYYAHRARRGPSKADWTDAQVIDAIWRLRRSNKLFAVLGARKTWIVLRTNGLDVSRCVVERVMREMGWRGACKRRRVRTTIADPAATRAPDRVARHFVAGAPDRLWVADFTYCRTRAGWAYTAFVTDVYARKIVGWKVATEMTQKLVTDAINHAIDTRKRSGATFLDDLIHHSDAGSQYTAVAFTEHLAAEGILPSVGSVGDSFDNALAESVNSSYKTELIDHQPPYPGAADLSLATAEWVAFYNRQRPNGYCQDLTPDRAEALYYHRQRHPHTEEALR; translated from the exons ATGGTGGCCGATCTGCGCAGCGACACGGTCTCGGAGTGGGAGGCGATGGGCCGGGTTGCTGATCTGCTGGGCGTCGGTACCGCCGAGACGGTGCGCAAATGGGTCCGCCAGGCCGAGATCGACGCCGGAGATCGGGCTGGGCAGACCAGCGAGGAATCCGAGGTCCTGCGCAAGCTGCGCCGGGAGAACGCCGAACTCAAGCGGGCCAACGCGATTTTGAAGGCGGCGTCGG GTTTTCTTCGCTGCCGAGCTCGACCGGCCGTCTCAGTAGTCGTGGAGTTCATCAGCGCCCACCAGCACATGCGTGTGGGCGCTGATGGTCTCAAGTGGGGTGTCGAGTCGATGTGCGCCGTGCTCTCGGAGTTCGGCGTCGTGATCGCCCCGTCGACGTATTACGCCCACCGCGCCCGCCGTGGCCCCTCGAAGGCGGACTGGACTGATGCGCAGGTGATCGACGCCATCTGGCGGCTGCGCCGATCCAACAAGCTGTTCGCGGTTCTGGGTGCCCGTAAGACGTGGATTGTGTTGCGTACCAACGGACTCGATGTCTCACGGTGTGTTGTGGAGCGGGTCATGCGGGAGATGGGTTGGCGGGGTGCGTGCAAGCGCCGCCGGGTGCGCACCACCATTGCTGATCCGGCAGCAACGCGAGCTCCGGATCGGGTCGCGCGGCATTTCGTCGCCGGCGCGCCGGACCGTTTGTGGGTGGCCGATTTCACGTACTGCCGGACCCGTGCCGGCTGGGCCTACACAGCGTTCGTGACCGACGTCTACGCCCGCAAGATCGTAGGCTGGAAGGTGGCCACCGAGATGACCCAGAAGCTGGTGACCGATGCGATCAACCACGCCATAGATACCAGGAAGCGTTCTGGTGCAACATTTTTGGATGATCTGATCCATCACAGCGATGCGGGCTCTCAATATACGGCGGTAGCGTTCACTGAACACTTGGCCGCTGAAGGGATCCTGCCCTCAGTCGGATCGGTGGGCGATAGCTTCGACAACGCCTTGGCCGAATCGGTGAACAGCAGCTACAAGACCGAACTCATCGACCACCAGCCGCCGTATCCCGGTGCCGCCGACCTCTCGCTGGCAACCGCCGAATGGGTGGCTTTCTACAACCGGCAGCGACCGAATGGCTACTGCCAGGACCTGACTCCGGACCGGGCCGAAGCCCTCTATTACCATCGCCAACGGCACCCTCATACCGAGGAGGCACTCAGATAA
- a CDS encoding IS630 family transposase has product MVLACADGGGNAEVADRLELHRGTIRKWRNRFAEKRCDGLLDEPRPGRPRVVGDGQIEALITATLETSPPDATHWSTRSMAEHLGLSQSMVSRVWRAFGLAPHKQDSWKLSRDPLFVAKVRDIVGLYLDPPERAMVLCVDEKTQIQALNRTAPVFPMLPGTPARATHDYVRHGTSSLYAALDLATGTVIGSLHARHRSQEFLAFLKKIDAAVPADLDCHVVLDNASTHKTPAVKRWLIAHPRFVLHFTPTSSSWLNLVERWFAELTTKKLRRGTHTSVRQLNADIRAWIDTWNDNPRPYVWTKTADQILESVANYCRRINDSGH; this is encoded by the coding sequence ATCGTGTTGGCGTGTGCTGATGGCGGCGGCAACGCCGAAGTTGCTGATCGGCTTGAACTGCATCGGGGCACGATCCGCAAGTGGCGCAACCGCTTCGCTGAGAAGCGTTGTGATGGACTGCTTGACGAGCCGCGACCGGGCCGTCCTCGTGTCGTGGGTGACGGGCAGATCGAAGCGTTGATCACCGCGACGTTGGAGACCTCCCCGCCGGATGCCACTCACTGGTCGACGCGGTCGATGGCCGAGCATCTGGGTCTGTCGCAATCGATGGTGTCCCGGGTGTGGCGAGCGTTCGGATTGGCGCCACACAAACAGGATTCGTGGAAATTATCGAGGGATCCATTGTTCGTGGCGAAGGTCCGCGACATCGTGGGTCTGTACCTGGATCCGCCGGAGCGGGCCATGGTGCTCTGTGTCGATGAGAAGACCCAAATCCAGGCGCTCAATCGCACTGCGCCGGTGTTCCCGATGCTGCCGGGCACCCCGGCGCGGGCCACCCATGACTACGTCCGCCACGGCACGTCCAGTCTGTATGCCGCTCTGGATCTGGCCACCGGCACGGTGATCGGATCGTTGCACGCACGGCACCGTTCCCAGGAGTTCCTGGCGTTCTTGAAGAAGATCGATGCCGCAGTGCCCGCCGATCTGGACTGCCACGTCGTGCTCGACAACGCCTCCACACACAAGACGCCGGCGGTCAAGCGTTGGCTCATCGCCCATCCGCGCTTCGTCCTGCACTTCACCCCGACCAGCTCGTCGTGGCTTAATCTCGTCGAACGCTGGTTCGCCGAACTCACCACCAAAAAACTGCGCCGCGGCACCCACACCTCAGTACGCCAACTCAACGCCGACATTCGCGCATGGATCGACACCTGGAACGACAACCCACGGCCCTACGTTTGGACCAAGACCGCCGACCAAATCCTCGAATCCGTCGCCAACTACTGCCGCCGAATTAATGACTCAGGACACTAG
- a CDS encoding DUF732 domain-containing protein: MGFCVFCGGELTDTMRCTACGAVNVGGTWHESAYVVSGGAGVGAGWHPDPTGRHEGRYFVGGQPTDLIRDGGVEALDPMGKHRLEMSSAGPMSTPVEARTGRRWWIVAAAVLALLVLVGAGVGTYAYLHRDRTTVDERYLVALKQSGFSGEFNSDANAVAHGKQVCRTLEDGGPQQGMPADEVAVQYFCPQFVDGFHVLQTATISGSFTLNDDDPNPYFPAIEVDGSSCVGAGGYSDVNPGTPVTVKNGKGEILTTTYLEEGKGGRFRCTFGFTFDVTEGQERYVVAVGVDRPSV; the protein is encoded by the coding sequence ATGGGCTTCTGTGTGTTCTGCGGTGGCGAGCTCACCGACACGATGCGGTGCACCGCGTGCGGAGCGGTCAACGTGGGCGGCACCTGGCACGAGTCGGCTTACGTCGTGTCCGGCGGAGCGGGTGTGGGTGCCGGTTGGCACCCGGATCCGACCGGTCGGCACGAGGGCCGCTACTTCGTCGGTGGACAGCCCACCGATCTGATCCGCGACGGCGGCGTCGAGGCGTTGGACCCGATGGGAAAGCATCGGCTCGAAATGTCTAGCGCTGGACCAATGTCGACACCGGTCGAAGCTCGAACGGGACGGCGGTGGTGGATCGTCGCCGCGGCGGTCCTGGCTCTGCTGGTGCTGGTCGGCGCCGGGGTGGGAACGTATGCCTACCTCCACCGCGACCGGACGACAGTGGACGAACGCTACCTGGTGGCGCTCAAGCAGTCCGGGTTCTCGGGCGAGTTCAATTCCGACGCCAACGCTGTCGCGCACGGCAAGCAGGTGTGCAGGACCCTCGAGGACGGCGGCCCGCAGCAGGGGATGCCGGCCGACGAGGTTGCGGTGCAGTACTTCTGCCCACAGTTCGTCGACGGCTTCCACGTGCTGCAGACCGCGACGATCTCGGGCAGCTTCACGCTCAACGACGACGACCCCAACCCGTACTTCCCGGCGATTGAAGTCGACGGCTCGTCGTGCGTCGGAGCGGGCGGGTATTCCGACGTCAATCCCGGAACCCCGGTGACGGTGAAGAACGGCAAGGGCGAGATCCTCACGACCACGTACCTGGAGGAGGGCAAGGGCGGACGGTTCCGATGCACCTTCGGCTTCACCTTCGACGTGACTGAAGGCCAGGAGCGCTACGTCGTGGCGGTGGGTGTTGACCGTCCCTCTGTGTGA
- a CDS encoding DUF6431 domain-containing protein, whose amino-acid sequence MIVARTGELAEKLLAAGELRCPRCRDGQLTSWGYGRRRSVRDHDGTTITVRPRRTRCRSCSSTHIVMPAALQPRHADTTAVIGTALLHKANGLGHRRIAATMGRPVSTVRRWLRRLPPEHLDRLARDGTEQLLALDPDTFTALRYRGNMLHHALSLLSAAAYWDRRRYALGEPPWTLIGMYTRGRLLAPPG is encoded by the coding sequence GTGATCGTCGCGCGCACCGGCGAACTGGCCGAGAAACTGCTCGCCGCCGGCGAACTCCGCTGCCCGCGGTGCCGCGACGGCCAGCTGACTTCTTGGGGCTACGGCAGGCGGCGCTCCGTGCGCGATCACGACGGGACCACGATCACGGTGCGCCCCCGCCGCACGCGATGCCGGTCCTGCTCGTCAACGCATATCGTGATGCCCGCCGCTCTGCAGCCACGCCATGCCGACACCACCGCAGTGATTGGAACAGCATTGCTGCACAAAGCAAATGGACTCGGACACCGGCGTATCGCGGCGACCATGGGGCGGCCGGTGTCCACCGTGCGCCGCTGGCTTCGCCGACTACCGCCAGAGCACCTGGACCGTCTCGCACGCGACGGGACCGAGCAGCTGCTCGCCCTGGACCCCGACACGTTCACCGCGCTGCGCTACCGAGGGAACATGTTGCACCACGCGCTGTCGCTGTTGTCGGCAGCGGCCTACTGGGACCGCCGCCGCTACGCCCTCGGTGAGCCGCCGTGGACCCTGATCGGGATGTACACCCGCGGCCGCCTTCTGGCGCCACCCGGCTGA
- a CDS encoding HNH endonuclease: MLGQRVVAILETGLRTATYKLATLMALIEHCIENLPENPDDTLRVPIPALAHRVLETYWRQVRPFDGHELRQSTQPRARILIATNEFRTASGQAGSVEIAQLRAPVAYQKAIDEIVLCLAQQPLHRLQRLPGATGSDPFLYDDGFLHDHVSRSTLRAHGDAIELRPGVAAGLARLAGLLKPALEIMWVEDVRRMNRFLDAEVPDVAGHLFGRERTALAAVREPFKEAFGPHCFYCHTHLPANNPIDHVLPWSLVGIDGLSNLVLSCARCNGDKSGALPAVRLVDRVLQRDQEVLEDIATTLQWPTQHQRVIAAARGIYRGQPPGVPTWAGYKQRERLDVSFPTWWA, translated from the coding sequence ATGCTCGGCCAGCGGGTGGTCGCGATTCTTGAGACCGGCCTGCGGACGGCGACGTACAAGCTGGCGACGCTGATGGCCCTCATCGAGCACTGCATCGAGAACCTGCCCGAGAACCCTGACGACACACTTCGGGTGCCGATTCCCGCGCTGGCGCACCGGGTGTTGGAGACCTACTGGCGGCAAGTACGACCGTTCGACGGGCATGAGCTGCGGCAGTCGACACAACCGCGCGCACGGATACTGATCGCCACCAACGAGTTCCGCACCGCCTCCGGCCAGGCCGGCTCGGTGGAGATCGCGCAACTGCGGGCACCGGTCGCCTACCAGAAGGCAATCGACGAGATCGTGCTGTGCCTCGCGCAACAGCCGTTGCACCGCTTGCAAAGGCTGCCCGGCGCGACGGGCAGCGACCCGTTCCTCTACGACGACGGTTTTCTGCATGACCATGTGTCACGCTCAACGCTGCGCGCGCACGGTGACGCGATCGAACTCCGGCCCGGGGTCGCGGCCGGACTGGCACGCCTGGCCGGCCTGTTGAAGCCGGCCCTGGAGATCATGTGGGTCGAGGACGTGCGCCGGATGAACAGGTTTCTCGACGCGGAGGTCCCCGACGTCGCCGGTCACCTGTTCGGGCGCGAACGGACTGCCCTGGCGGCGGTGCGTGAACCGTTCAAGGAGGCATTCGGACCGCACTGCTTCTACTGCCACACCCATTTGCCCGCGAACAACCCCATCGACCACGTCCTGCCGTGGTCCCTTGTGGGTATTGATGGACTGTCGAATCTGGTGTTGTCGTGCGCGCGATGCAACGGCGACAAGAGCGGAGCCCTTCCCGCGGTCCGCTTGGTCGACCGCGTACTGCAGCGCGACCAGGAGGTTCTGGAGGACATCGCTACCACGTTGCAGTGGCCGACCCAGCACCAGCGCGTCATCGCCGCCGCTCGAGGCATCTACCGCGGCCAGCCTCCGGGCGTGCCGACGTGGGCGGGATACAAGCAGCGGGAGCGCTTGGACGTCAGCTTTCCGACGTGGTGGGCGTAG
- a CDS encoding VanW family protein — MRADRAQPQVIAATAPVEPPRPRRRQLLLTLIVAPFALLAAAYLGDLLYSKDRVVRGTTAARVPIGGMTLTDAEEQLRAAVSPRTTRPVPVTAGPERREIDPTAAGLSVDWRATVDQAGAQPLNPITRLSSFFTTREIGVVSTADDAALTAAIDGLAARVAQDPVEGTVRFAAREPVGVNPEAGRRLDVDAATEVLKRDWATGSTVDLPMVELEPRTTASDVEAAVADIAAPAVSGPLVITGEDDARAVISENVIATALTFDVDDGDIVATVDQNVIADAARPQLAASEVPRRDATIDFTASPPAKVPSQDGRRIDYDDTLADLMDVLTDTTDREVAAVYVDEPATFTTADLDALGPVEVIGEFQTSGFSGDSGVNIKRAAGAIDGIVVAPGETFSLNGATNPRTAANGYVEAGIILNGRPDSGVGGGVSQVATTLFNAAYFAGMELVEHQEHSYYISRYPAGREATVFGDAIDVKFRNDGPTPVQIQTTWTSSAITVQLVGIKRYEVTSAQSPRSAPTSPRTITIPAGESCSASSGAPGFTITDTRTLRDIVTGDTRRESHTVRYDPIPKVVCGA, encoded by the coding sequence ATGCGGGCCGACAGAGCGCAACCACAGGTCATCGCCGCGACCGCACCCGTCGAACCCCCAAGGCCCCGCCGTCGACAGCTACTGCTGACCCTCATCGTCGCCCCGTTCGCGCTGCTGGCCGCCGCATACCTCGGCGATCTGCTGTACAGCAAAGACCGGGTGGTCCGAGGGACCACCGCTGCAAGGGTGCCCATCGGTGGTATGACGCTGACCGACGCCGAGGAGCAACTGCGTGCCGCAGTCTCCCCACGCACCACCCGACCGGTCCCCGTCACCGCCGGACCCGAGCGCCGCGAGATTGACCCGACGGCGGCCGGCCTGTCCGTCGACTGGCGCGCCACCGTCGACCAGGCCGGCGCGCAGCCGCTGAACCCGATCACCCGGCTGTCGTCGTTCTTCACCACCCGGGAGATCGGCGTCGTCTCCACCGCCGATGACGCGGCGCTCACCGCCGCGATCGACGGACTGGCCGCCCGCGTCGCCCAGGATCCAGTTGAGGGCACGGTGCGGTTCGCGGCCCGCGAGCCCGTCGGCGTCAACCCGGAGGCCGGCCGCCGTCTCGACGTGGACGCTGCCACCGAAGTGCTCAAGCGTGACTGGGCCACCGGCAGCACCGTCGACCTGCCGATGGTCGAATTGGAGCCCCGCACAACAGCGTCGGACGTCGAGGCCGCCGTCGCCGACATCGCAGCGCCCGCGGTGTCCGGGCCGCTGGTCATCACCGGCGAGGACGACGCCCGCGCCGTCATCTCCGAGAACGTCATCGCCACGGCCCTGACCTTCGACGTCGACGACGGCGACATCGTGGCCACCGTCGACCAGAACGTCATCGCCGACGCGGCGCGGCCCCAGCTAGCCGCCTCGGAGGTCCCGCGGCGCGACGCGACCATCGACTTCACCGCGTCCCCGCCGGCGAAGGTGCCGTCGCAGGATGGCCGTCGCATCGACTACGACGACACCCTCGCCGACCTGATGGACGTGTTGACCGACACCACCGACCGCGAGGTCGCGGCCGTCTATGTGGACGAGCCGGCGACGTTCACCACCGCCGACCTCGACGCGCTCGGCCCCGTCGAGGTCATCGGCGAATTCCAGACGTCCGGGTTCTCCGGTGACTCCGGCGTGAACATCAAACGCGCCGCGGGCGCCATCGACGGCATCGTCGTCGCCCCCGGGGAGACGTTCAGCCTCAACGGCGCCACCAACCCGCGCACTGCCGCCAACGGTTACGTCGAGGCCGGCATCATCCTGAACGGCAGACCGGACAGCGGCGTCGGCGGCGGCGTGTCCCAGGTGGCCACCACGCTGTTCAACGCCGCGTACTTCGCGGGCATGGAACTCGTCGAGCATCAGGAGCACAGCTACTACATCAGCCGCTATCCGGCGGGCCGGGAGGCCACCGTGTTCGGCGACGCCATCGACGTCAAGTTCCGCAACGACGGACCGACGCCGGTGCAGATCCAGACCACGTGGACGTCGTCGGCGATCACCGTCCAGTTGGTGGGGATCAAACGCTACGAGGTGACGTCGGCGCAGAGTCCGCGCTCGGCGCCGACGAGCCCGAGGACGATCACGATCCCGGCAGGGGAGTCGTGCAGCGCCAGCAGCGGCGCACCGGGATTCACCATCACCGACACCCGCACCCTGCGTGACATCGTCACCGGAGATACCCGCCGAGAATCCCACACCGTGCGCTATGACCCGATCCCCAAGGTGGTGTGCGGGGCCTGA
- a CDS encoding RNase H family protein, producing the protein MAPEPPGDVPAMLNGEMSSGVTPTAAPLFVATDGSVRKRIIAGSAWLASSGEYGLDAVRHSTKMHGSAVVLVAEVRAIGAAVRKLCGRDMTIYSDNAAAVELVNRWMDGHDVLPKRYPAYRESGKTPGLVRIRHTIYEHRDQITVHWVKGHSGEPLNEGAHRLARLASRFKLRDGTLNRDEYRCRAEDLADTYSREFNRRRTGDAQLTGGQAPHTTLGIGS; encoded by the coding sequence ATGGCACCTGAACCACCGGGGGACGTACCGGCGATGCTGAACGGCGAGATGTCGTCCGGCGTCACGCCGACGGCGGCTCCTCTGTTTGTGGCGACGGACGGCTCGGTGCGCAAGAGGATAATCGCCGGCTCCGCCTGGCTCGCATCGTCTGGCGAGTACGGACTGGACGCTGTTCGGCACTCGACAAAGATGCACGGCTCAGCGGTGGTGCTGGTGGCCGAGGTACGCGCGATCGGCGCTGCCGTGCGGAAACTGTGCGGTCGCGACATGACGATCTACAGCGACAATGCCGCCGCGGTGGAGCTCGTAAATCGGTGGATGGACGGTCACGACGTGCTGCCGAAGAGATATCCGGCCTATCGCGAAAGCGGCAAGACACCTGGACTCGTCCGCATTCGGCACACGATCTACGAGCATCGGGATCAGATCACGGTGCACTGGGTCAAGGGCCATTCAGGTGAGCCGCTCAACGAAGGTGCGCACCGCCTGGCACGGCTGGCCTCGCGCTTCAAACTCCGCGACGGCACGCTCAATCGTGACGAGTACCGCTGCCGCGCCGAGGATTTGGCTGACACGTATTCCCGCGAGTTCAACCGCCGACGCACCGGCGACGCTCAGCTCACCGGCGGTCAGGCCCCGCACACCACCTTGGGGATCGGGTCATAG